From Streptomyces sp. NBC_01460, a single genomic window includes:
- a CDS encoding GMC family oxidoreductase, giving the protein MSQDSPAQNQAAPATPAAHDDAYDYDVLVVGSGFGGAVSALRLSEKGYRVGVLEAGRRFTRATLPKNSWDIKNYLWAPALGLFGIQRVHLLGKVMVLAGAGVGGGSLNYANTLYVPPAPFFEDRQWSGITDWKDELAPYYDQAKRMLGVRLNPTVTPADVHLKAVAETMGVGDTFHLAPVGVFFGDGKDADGTVDTKPGGEAADPYFGGAGPARTACSQCGECMTGCRHGAKNTLNENYLYLAEKAGAVIHPMTSVVAVTDGPDGGYRVSTVPTNRRKATPSVLRARKVVVAAGTYGTQTLLHTMKDEGLLPRISSRLGELTRTNSEGLVGAQTSDRRYRKKHGTAKADFTRGVAITSSIHPDENTHIEPVRYGKGSNAMGALTILQVPYSTHRVLSWFGNVAKHPWLLMRSLSNRRWSERTIIGLVMQSLDNSLTAYRKPGGLGKGLLTARQGHGSPNPTQIAEATQGATLLAQEINGFAGSNIGELMGTPLTAHFLGGCPIGASPEEGVIDPYHRLYGHPGISVVDGSAVSANLGVNPSLTITAQAERAMSFWPNKGEEDPRPAQDAAYERLAAVEPASPAVPKEAFGALKLPFLGIPAVPPKKAASEA; this is encoded by the coding sequence ATGTCCCAGGACAGCCCTGCCCAGAATCAGGCCGCCCCGGCCACTCCGGCGGCGCACGACGACGCGTACGACTACGACGTCCTCGTCGTCGGGTCGGGCTTCGGCGGCGCGGTCTCGGCCCTGCGGCTGAGCGAGAAGGGGTACCGGGTCGGCGTCCTGGAGGCGGGCCGCCGCTTCACGCGCGCGACGCTCCCGAAGAACTCCTGGGACATCAAGAACTACCTCTGGGCGCCGGCGCTCGGCCTGTTCGGCATCCAGCGGGTGCACCTGCTGGGCAAGGTGATGGTGCTGGCGGGCGCCGGTGTCGGCGGTGGTTCCCTCAACTACGCCAACACCCTGTACGTGCCGCCCGCGCCGTTCTTCGAGGACCGCCAGTGGTCCGGCATCACCGACTGGAAGGACGAGCTGGCGCCGTACTACGACCAGGCGAAGCGGATGCTCGGGGTGCGGCTCAACCCGACGGTGACCCCCGCGGACGTCCACCTCAAGGCCGTGGCCGAGACCATGGGGGTCGGCGACACCTTCCACCTCGCCCCCGTCGGCGTCTTCTTCGGTGACGGGAAGGACGCCGACGGCACGGTCGACACGAAGCCCGGAGGGGAGGCCGCCGACCCGTACTTCGGGGGTGCGGGCCCCGCCCGGACGGCCTGCTCCCAGTGCGGCGAGTGCATGACGGGCTGCCGCCACGGCGCGAAGAACACCCTCAACGAGAACTACCTGTACCTCGCGGAGAAGGCCGGGGCCGTCATCCACCCGATGACGTCCGTCGTCGCCGTCACGGACGGCCCGGACGGCGGCTACCGCGTGTCGACCGTCCCCACCAACCGCCGCAAGGCCACGCCGTCCGTGCTGCGGGCCCGGAAGGTGGTCGTCGCCGCGGGCACGTACGGCACCCAGACCCTGCTGCACACCATGAAGGACGAAGGACTGCTGCCCCGGATCTCGTCCCGCCTCGGTGAGCTGACCCGGACCAACTCCGAGGGCCTGGTGGGGGCGCAGACCAGCGACCGCCGCTACCGGAAGAAGCACGGCACGGCCAAGGCCGACTTCACCCGGGGCGTCGCCATCACCTCGTCCATCCACCCGGACGAGAACACCCACATCGAGCCGGTGCGCTACGGCAAGGGCTCCAACGCGATGGGCGCGCTGACCATCCTCCAGGTGCCCTACAGCACCCACCGGGTGCTCAGCTGGTTCGGCAACGTGGCCAAGCACCCGTGGCTCCTGATGCGCTCGCTGTCCAACCGGCGCTGGTCGGAGCGGACCATCATCGGCCTCGTCATGCAGTCGCTGGACAACTCGCTGACCGCGTACCGCAAGCCCGGCGGCCTCGGCAAGGGCCTGCTCACCGCCCGGCAGGGCCACGGCTCGCCCAACCCGACCCAGATCGCCGAGGCCACCCAGGGCGCGACGCTGCTCGCCCAGGAGATCAACGGCTTCGCCGGGTCGAACATCGGGGAGCTGATGGGCACACCGCTCACGGCGCACTTCCTCGGCGGCTGCCCGATCGGGGCGAGCCCGGAGGAGGGAGTCATCGACCCGTACCACCGGCTGTACGGGCACCCCGGCATCTCCGTGGTCGACGGCTCCGCGGTCTCCGCCAACCTCGGCGTCAATCCGTCGCTGACCATCACCGCGCAGGCGGAGCGCGCCATGTCGTTCTGGCCCAACAAGGGCGAGGAGGACCCCCGCCCGGCGCAGGACGCGGCGTACGAGCGGCTCGCCGCCGTCGAGCCGGCGTCGCCCGCGGTGCCGAAGGAGGCGTTCGGCGCGCTGAAACTGCCGTTCCTGGGGATTCCGGCGGTGCCGCCGAAGAAGGCGGCGTCGGAGGCCTGA
- a CDS encoding succinic semialdehyde dehydrogenase, with translation MTDSQASSTTSAASGTRVGTNPVATAPAGARTAADVVTPEVIAQLTRGVVGSGRTSNHSPFTGAKLADLPESTPEDVETAFDRARAAQPVWAATPVRARAAVLLRFHDLILQRQSEVLDLIQLETGKARLHAHEEVQAVAVSARHYGRRAAAYLKPKRHTGVVPALTKVTELRQPRGVIGQIAPWNYPLELSVGDALPAFVSGNAVVMKPDTETALTALWARDLLIEAGLPAEVFQVVLGEGPVVGPEVVQRADYVSFTGSTTTGRDVAQRAAARLVGVSLELGGKNPMLVLADADVEKAAEGAVRACFSSAGQLCISIERLYVHASVADAFVERFAARTRAMRLGASLAYGADMGSLVGERQLETVSRHVAEAVEKGATLVAGGVARPDIGPLFYEPTILDNVQEPMAVCAQETFGPVVSLYRFTDEDEAVTLANATPYGLNASVWTNDSRRGHRIAARLRAGTVNINEGYAPAYGSVQSPMGGMKDSGLGRRHGSEGILKYTEAQTVAQQRLMPLAPAFGMDDETYTAFMSRSLKAMKAFRLR, from the coding sequence ATGACGGACTCGCAGGCTTCCTCGACCACCTCCGCCGCCTCCGGCACCCGCGTCGGCACCAATCCGGTGGCCACCGCCCCCGCGGGCGCGCGTACCGCCGCGGACGTGGTCACACCCGAGGTGATCGCCCAGCTGACCCGTGGCGTCGTGGGCTCCGGCCGCACGTCCAACCACAGCCCCTTCACCGGGGCGAAGCTGGCGGACCTCCCCGAGTCCACCCCCGAGGACGTGGAGACCGCCTTCGACCGGGCCCGCGCCGCCCAGCCCGTCTGGGCCGCGACCCCGGTCAGGGCCAGGGCGGCGGTGCTGCTGCGCTTCCACGACCTGATCCTGCAGCGCCAGTCCGAGGTCCTCGACCTCATCCAGCTGGAGACCGGCAAGGCCCGGCTGCACGCCCACGAGGAGGTGCAGGCCGTCGCCGTCTCGGCCCGGCACTACGGGCGCAGGGCCGCCGCCTACCTCAAGCCGAAGCGTCACACCGGGGTCGTCCCGGCGCTGACCAAGGTCACCGAACTGCGCCAGCCGCGCGGTGTCATCGGCCAGATCGCCCCCTGGAACTACCCGCTCGAACTCTCCGTCGGCGACGCGCTCCCCGCCTTCGTCTCCGGCAACGCCGTCGTGATGAAGCCCGACACGGAGACCGCGCTCACCGCGCTGTGGGCCCGTGACCTGCTGATCGAGGCCGGACTGCCCGCCGAGGTGTTCCAGGTCGTCCTCGGCGAGGGGCCGGTCGTCGGGCCCGAGGTCGTCCAGCGCGCCGACTACGTCTCCTTCACCGGCTCGACCACCACGGGACGTGACGTCGCCCAGCGCGCCGCGGCACGGCTCGTCGGTGTCTCGCTGGAGCTCGGCGGCAAGAACCCCATGCTGGTCCTCGCGGACGCCGACGTCGAGAAGGCCGCGGAGGGCGCCGTGCGCGCCTGCTTCTCCTCGGCCGGACAGCTCTGCATCTCCATCGAGAGGCTGTACGTCCACGCGTCCGTCGCGGACGCCTTCGTGGAGCGCTTCGCCGCCCGGACCAGGGCCATGCGGCTCGGCGCCTCCCTGGCGTACGGGGCCGACATGGGCTCACTCGTGGGCGAACGCCAGCTGGAGACCGTCAGCAGGCACGTGGCGGAAGCCGTCGAGAAGGGGGCCACCCTCGTCGCGGGAGGCGTCGCCCGCCCCGACATCGGTCCGCTCTTCTACGAGCCGACCATCCTCGACAACGTGCAGGAGCCGATGGCCGTCTGCGCCCAGGAGACCTTCGGCCCGGTCGTCTCCCTCTACCGCTTCACCGACGAGGACGAGGCGGTCACCCTCGCCAACGCCACGCCCTACGGCCTCAACGCGAGCGTCTGGACCAACGACTCCCGGCGCGGCCACCGGATCGCGGCCCGGCTGCGCGCGGGCACCGTCAACATCAACGAGGGGTACGCGCCCGCGTACGGCAGCGTCCAGTCGCCCATGGGCGGCATGAAGGACTCCGGACTCGGCCGACGCCACGGCTCCGAGGGCATCCTGAAGTACACCGAGGCCCAGACGGTCGCCCAGCAGCGGCTGATGCCCCTCGCGCCGGCCTTCGGGATGGACGACGAGACGTACACGGCCTTCATGAGCCGCAGCCTCAAGGCGATGAAGGCCTTCCGGCTGCGCTGA
- a CDS encoding PspC domain-containing protein — MTVPQDASPGVAPPSEPAPRLQRSKRQKVVAGVCGGLGRYCDVDPVIFRIVLGVLAVTGGIGLIFYGFAWLLLPVDGEDENEARRLLSGRVEGASLVALLLALVGCGLLLSMLHNGGMLAFAAMLSLTVIGFSVWTQHRRTAPYEDAQGTAAHVPKSAAHAAGHGAPPEVKAPPTTGSPSWWRDPIVKDGTTGPAGTGYLWGPASAVAEAEPQGKGAAHAPYHPPRRAPGTRGPRSIAGLVFLLALVAGGLGTGLSWGSHPLGTSLQTGLAAALGVFGLGLLLASVLGRTGFGTILLAMITAGLLAGASVVPRDIGTDWVREEWSPASAAAVRPLYKLDLGDARLDLSRVALPKGGTLRTRVEVGAGRAVVVVPAGVTVEVDAEAGLGDVRFPSDPRKDVDVAPDRHTRRTIVPPGDGPSTGTIELGMGIGVGQLEVTRAAS, encoded by the coding sequence ATGACCGTTCCCCAGGACGCCTCCCCCGGCGTCGCTCCGCCCTCCGAACCGGCACCGCGGCTGCAGCGCAGCAAGCGGCAGAAGGTGGTGGCCGGGGTGTGCGGCGGGCTCGGCCGGTACTGCGACGTGGACCCGGTGATCTTCCGGATCGTGCTCGGTGTCCTCGCGGTGACGGGCGGCATCGGCCTGATCTTCTACGGCTTCGCCTGGCTGCTGCTCCCCGTGGACGGCGAGGACGAGAACGAGGCGCGCCGGCTGCTGTCCGGCCGGGTCGAGGGCGCCTCGCTGGTCGCACTGCTGCTGGCCCTGGTGGGATGCGGGCTGCTGCTGTCGATGCTGCACAACGGCGGGATGCTCGCGTTCGCCGCGATGCTCTCGCTGACCGTGATCGGCTTCTCGGTCTGGACGCAGCACCGCAGGACGGCCCCCTACGAGGACGCCCAGGGCACGGCCGCGCACGTTCCGAAGAGCGCGGCGCACGCCGCCGGTCACGGTGCGCCTCCCGAGGTGAAGGCACCGCCCACGACGGGCAGCCCGTCCTGGTGGCGGGATCCGATCGTCAAGGACGGCACGACGGGCCCCGCCGGCACCGGCTATCTGTGGGGCCCGGCGAGCGCGGTGGCCGAGGCGGAGCCCCAAGGGAAGGGGGCGGCGCACGCGCCGTACCACCCTCCCCGCCGTGCGCCGGGCACCCGGGGCCCCCGCTCGATCGCCGGTCTCGTCTTCCTGCTGGCCCTCGTCGCCGGCGGTCTGGGCACGGGGCTGAGCTGGGGGTCCCATCCGCTGGGGACCAGCCTGCAGACCGGGCTCGCCGCCGCGCTCGGGGTGTTCGGCCTCGGTCTGCTGCTCGCCTCCGTCCTCGGCAGGACCGGCTTCGGCACGATCCTGCTGGCCATGATCACGGCGGGGCTCCTGGCAGGGGCCTCCGTGGTCCCCCGGGACATCGGCACGGACTGGGTGCGGGAGGAATGGAGCCCGGCCTCGGCCGCCGCGGTCCGGCCCCTGTACAAGCTGGACCTCGGTGACGCGAGGCTCGACCTGTCCCGGGTCGCCCTCCCGAAGGGCGGGACCCTGCGGACCCGCGTCGAGGTCGGGGCCGGCCGGGCGGTCGTCGTCGTCCCGGCCGGGGTGACGGTGGAGGTGGACGCGGAAGCGGGGCTGGGCGACGTCCGGTTCCCGTCCGACCCGCGCAAGGACGTGGACGTCGCCCCCGACCGTCACACCCGCCGGACCATCGTTCCCCCCGGGGACGGCCCGTCCACGGGCACGATCGAGCTGGGTATGGGAATCGGCGTCGGACAGCTGGAGGTCACCCGTGCTGCGTCATGA
- a CDS encoding DoxX family protein: protein MSGYRGGSYGLDEPRGLRDRARDHALLPLRIFLGVTFVYAGLDKLTDSAFLSASGPGSIGEMMNGVRDSAAIPGLVDLALKSPEGFGYAIAIGELLVGLGTLAGLWARLAAFGGALISLSLWLTVSWQSTPYYYGNDLVYLMAWLPLLLAGASYWSLDALRGSRRPGRI from the coding sequence ATGAGCGGGTACAGGGGCGGTTCGTACGGACTGGACGAGCCGAGGGGTCTGCGGGACCGGGCGCGGGACCACGCGCTCCTGCCGCTGCGTATCTTCCTCGGCGTCACCTTCGTCTACGCGGGGCTCGACAAGCTCACCGACAGCGCGTTCCTGTCGGCGAGCGGGCCCGGCTCCATCGGCGAGATGATGAACGGCGTACGCGACAGCGCGGCGATCCCCGGCCTCGTCGACCTGGCGCTGAAGAGCCCCGAGGGCTTCGGTTACGCCATCGCGATCGGTGAGCTCCTCGTCGGCCTCGGCACCCTCGCCGGCCTGTGGGCCCGCCTCGCCGCCTTCGGCGGCGCCCTGATCTCGCTGAGCCTGTGGCTGACCGTCAGCTGGCAGAGCACGCCGTACTACTACGGCAACGACCTGGTCTACCTGATGGCCTGGCTGCCGCTGCTGCTGGCGGGCGCGTCGTACTGGTCCCTGGACGCCCTGAGGGGGAGCCGACGCCCGGGGAGGATCTGA
- the guaA gene encoding glutamine-hydrolyzing GMP synthase, translating to MPAAPPAAPDTTTDVVLVVDFGAQYAQLIARRVREARVYSEIVPSTMPVAEMLARNPRAIILSGGPSSVYAEGAPSLDRSLFEAGVPVFGMCYGFQLMATTLGGTVDDNGAREYGRTSLAVSKAGSTLFEGTPTEQPVWMSHGDACSAAPEGFTVTASTDVVPVAAFENDEKKLYGVQYHPEVMHSTYGQQVLEHFLYRGAGIEPTWTTTNVVEEQIALIREQVGDKRAICGLSGGVDSAVAAALVQKAIGSQLTCVYVDHGLMRKGETEQVEKDFVAATGAKLKVVDAEKRFLDALAGVSDPEQKRKIIGREFIRVFEQAQLEILQEDGPEVAFLVQGTLYPDVVESGGGTGTANIKSHHNVGGLPDDIEFQLVEPLRQLFKDEVRMVGQELGLPEEIVQRQPFPGPGLGIRIVGDVTKERLDLLREADAIAREELTAAGLDRDIWQCPVVLLADVRSVGVQGDGRTYGHPIVLRPVSSEDAMTADWSRLPYETLAKISTRITNEVADVNRVVLDVTSKPPGTIEWE from the coding sequence GTGCCAGCAGCACCCCCCGCCGCCCCCGACACCACGACCGACGTCGTCCTGGTTGTCGACTTCGGCGCCCAGTACGCCCAGCTCATCGCCCGTCGCGTCCGTGAGGCCCGGGTCTACAGCGAGATCGTCCCGTCCACGATGCCGGTGGCCGAGATGCTGGCCAGGAACCCCCGGGCGATCATCCTCTCCGGCGGACCGTCCTCGGTGTACGCGGAGGGCGCGCCCAGCCTCGACCGTTCGCTGTTCGAGGCCGGGGTCCCGGTCTTCGGCATGTGCTACGGCTTCCAGCTCATGGCCACCACGCTCGGCGGCACGGTCGACGACAACGGTGCCCGCGAGTACGGCCGCACCTCGCTCGCCGTCTCCAAGGCCGGCTCCACGCTCTTCGAGGGCACGCCCACCGAGCAGCCGGTCTGGATGTCGCACGGCGACGCCTGCTCCGCCGCCCCCGAGGGCTTCACCGTCACCGCGTCCACGGACGTCGTGCCGGTCGCCGCCTTCGAGAACGACGAGAAGAAGCTCTACGGCGTCCAGTACCACCCGGAGGTCATGCACTCGACCTACGGCCAGCAGGTCCTGGAGCACTTCCTCTACCGGGGCGCGGGCATCGAGCCGACCTGGACGACCACCAACGTGGTCGAGGAGCAGATCGCCCTGATCCGCGAGCAGGTCGGCGACAAGCGCGCCATCTGCGGCCTCTCCGGCGGCGTGGACTCCGCGGTCGCCGCGGCCCTCGTGCAGAAGGCCATCGGTTCCCAGCTCACCTGCGTGTACGTCGACCACGGTCTGATGCGCAAGGGCGAGACCGAGCAGGTCGAGAAGGACTTCGTCGCCGCGACCGGCGCGAAGCTGAAGGTGGTCGACGCGGAGAAGCGCTTCCTCGACGCCCTGGCCGGTGTGTCCGACCCGGAGCAGAAGCGGAAGATCATCGGCCGCGAGTTCATCCGCGTCTTCGAGCAGGCCCAGCTGGAGATCCTCCAGGAGGACGGCCCCGAGGTCGCCTTCCTCGTCCAGGGCACCCTCTACCCGGACGTCGTCGAGTCCGGTGGCGGCACCGGCACCGCCAACATCAAGTCCCACCACAACGTGGGCGGGCTCCCCGACGACATCGAGTTCCAGCTCGTCGAGCCGCTGCGCCAGCTGTTCAAGGACGAGGTCCGGATGGTCGGCCAGGAGCTCGGCCTGCCGGAGGAGATCGTCCAGCGCCAGCCGTTCCCGGGCCCCGGTCTCGGGATCCGCATCGTCGGCGACGTCACCAAGGAGCGGCTCGACCTGCTGCGCGAGGCCGACGCCATCGCCCGCGAGGAGCTGACCGCGGCCGGCCTGGACCGTGACATCTGGCAGTGCCCCGTGGTCCTGCTCGCGGACGTCCGCAGCGTCGGTGTCCAGGGCGACGGCCGCACCTACGGTCACCCGATCGTGCTGCGCCCGGTCTCCTCCGAGGACGCCATGACGGCCGACTGGTCGCGCCTGCCCTACGAGACGCTGGCGAAGATCTCCACCCGCATCACCAACGAGGTCGCCGACGTCAACCGTGTGGTCCTCGACGTGACGAGCAAGCCGCCGGGGACGATCGAGTGGGAGTGA
- a CDS encoding PspC domain-containing protein, whose protein sequence is MPAATTRAASSHAPDPEEPAPRKLYRSADGRMLGGVARGLAGHLGLPVAWVRFVFLGLFFADGLGALLYAVFWIVVPLGVGGVGGVETRSLFETAPDGRRRLRKPDKGQVFALVALLVGAVTFVGNVDMGSKADRYVWPALLIGAGSVLVWRQADNARRARWMEVGRRRRVLHLARGLAGVALVGLGLAAFMVVRGSAAQLGTALTAAIAVLTGIALLAGPYLVRMTQDLSEERLMRIRAQERAEVAAHVHDSVLHTLTLIQRNADDGGEVRRLARAQERELRNWLYNPEGTGKDEAEEPSTLAEAVKRAAAEVEDKHGVPLEVVVVGDCPLDERLAAQMQAAREAMVNAAKYGGEGGAVQVFAEVEGRTVFVSVRDRGPGFDLDSVPGDRMGVRESIIGRMQRNGGTARLRSVPGGGTEVELEMERASE, encoded by the coding sequence ATGCCAGCAGCCACGACGCGAGCCGCGAGCTCCCACGCCCCGGACCCGGAGGAGCCGGCGCCGCGCAAGCTGTACCGCAGCGCCGACGGACGGATGCTCGGCGGTGTCGCGCGCGGGCTCGCCGGGCATCTGGGGCTGCCCGTCGCGTGGGTCCGGTTCGTCTTCCTCGGGCTGTTCTTCGCCGACGGCCTGGGCGCCCTGCTCTACGCCGTGTTCTGGATCGTCGTGCCGCTCGGCGTAGGCGGGGTCGGCGGCGTGGAGACCCGGTCCCTCTTCGAGACCGCGCCGGACGGCCGGCGACGACTGCGCAAGCCCGACAAGGGCCAGGTCTTCGCCCTGGTCGCCCTGCTCGTCGGCGCCGTGACCTTCGTCGGCAACGTCGACATGGGCAGCAAGGCGGACCGCTACGTCTGGCCGGCGCTGCTCATCGGCGCGGGCTCCGTCCTCGTGTGGCGCCAGGCCGACAACGCCCGGCGCGCCCGGTGGATGGAGGTCGGCCGCCGGCGCCGTGTGCTGCACCTGGCCCGCGGACTGGCCGGCGTCGCGCTCGTCGGTCTCGGTCTCGCCGCCTTCATGGTGGTGCGCGGCTCGGCGGCCCAGCTGGGCACCGCGCTGACCGCGGCCATCGCCGTGCTGACCGGCATCGCGCTCCTCGCCGGGCCCTATCTGGTGCGCATGACGCAGGACCTCTCCGAGGAGCGTCTGATGCGCATCCGGGCCCAGGAGCGTGCCGAGGTCGCCGCACACGTCCACGACTCCGTCCTGCACACCCTCACCCTGATCCAGCGCAACGCGGACGACGGCGGTGAGGTCCGCAGGCTCGCCCGCGCCCAGGAGCGCGAGCTGCGCAACTGGCTGTACAACCCCGAGGGCACCGGCAAGGACGAGGCAGAGGAACCGTCGACCCTCGCCGAGGCCGTCAAGCGCGCCGCCGCCGAGGTCGAGGACAAGCACGGGGTCCCGCTGGAGGTCGTGGTCGTCGGCGACTGCCCGCTCGACGAGAGGCTGGCGGCGCAGATGCAGGCCGCACGCGAGGCGATGGTCAACGCCGCCAAGTACGGTGGCGAGGGCGGTGCCGTCCAGGTCTTCGCGGAGGTCGAGGGCCGCACGGTCTTCGTCTCCGTACGGGACCGGGGCCCGGGCTTCGACCTGGATTCCGTCCCGGGCGACAGGATGGGCGTACGAGAATCAATCATCGGCCGGATGCAGCGCAACGGGGGGACGGCGCGCTTGCGTTCGGTGCCCGGCGGGGGCACGGAGGTCGAGCTGGAGATGGAGAGGGCGAGCGAATGA
- a CDS encoding alpha/beta hydrolase, which yields MLFRGSSAARCRGLRNTATLALAILATVPGLTAAPVATAAPVTTSPLRWAPCDAPDTPGAECATLTVPVDRARPDGPTFDLAVARRRATGPGARVGSLVFGPGGPGDSGVERVVGGIGRFSPEVRRRFDIVSFDPRGVGGSSPVTCSADLLARRPSADLASQAEFEATLAYNERLRADCRKRTGPVFDHLDTRRTVEDLDALRAALGEDRLTFHGSSYGTLLGAQYAETYPHRIRAMVLESVMDHSVSRTRDFLRGGAAAAQDSFDAFVRWCADDAACALHGRDVRAVWRGLLSRAERGELENPDRPGASLPPEELVNRIAFKGFYTARYADLATVVVDMEASSPLPASTAPAVPLPAAVPVFCADWHLPVRDHREYASLVRTMNRTAPDLPHLLPIRMTAACLGAPATDPQHRLTVDGAPPILLANALHDPATGYPWAVSVTRQLGRGGVLLTYEGRGHGSVTSGPCMEDAVDGYLTGLTVPPHGTRCPAVLS from the coding sequence ATGCTGTTCAGAGGCAGTTCCGCCGCACGGTGCCGCGGCTTACGGAACACGGCCACGCTCGCGCTCGCCATCCTCGCCACCGTCCCCGGGCTCACCGCCGCGCCCGTCGCGACAGCGGCGCCGGTGACCACGAGCCCGCTGCGATGGGCTCCGTGCGACGCGCCGGACACCCCGGGCGCCGAGTGCGCCACCCTCACGGTGCCGGTCGACCGGGCCCGTCCCGACGGGCCGACGTTCGACCTGGCCGTGGCCCGCCGCCGGGCCACCGGCCCCGGCGCACGCGTCGGCTCCCTGGTGTTCGGCCCCGGGGGACCCGGTGACTCCGGTGTGGAGCGGGTGGTGGGAGGCATCGGCCGGTTCAGCCCCGAGGTCCGTCGAAGGTTCGACATCGTCAGCTTCGACCCGCGTGGTGTGGGTGGGAGCAGCCCGGTGACCTGCTCCGCCGATCTGCTCGCCCGGCGGCCGTCGGCGGATCTGGCGAGCCAGGCGGAGTTCGAGGCCACCCTCGCGTACAACGAGCGGCTCCGCGCGGACTGCCGGAAACGCACCGGCCCGGTGTTCGATCACCTCGACACGCGCCGGACGGTCGAGGATCTGGACGCGCTGCGGGCCGCCCTCGGCGAGGACCGGCTGACGTTCCACGGGAGCTCGTACGGCACGCTGCTCGGGGCGCAGTACGCCGAGACCTACCCCCACCGGATCCGCGCCATGGTGCTGGAAAGCGTCATGGACCACAGCGTCTCCCGCACCCGCGACTTCCTCCGGGGCGGGGCCGCGGCCGCTCAGGACTCCTTCGACGCGTTCGTGCGGTGGTGCGCCGACGACGCGGCCTGCGCGCTCCACGGCCGCGACGTGCGCGCGGTCTGGCGGGGTCTGCTGAGCCGGGCCGAACGCGGCGAACTGGAGAACCCCGACCGGCCGGGAGCCTCCCTCCCGCCGGAGGAGCTGGTCAACCGGATCGCCTTCAAGGGGTTCTACACCGCCCGCTACGCCGACCTGGCCACCGTCGTCGTCGACATGGAGGCGAGCAGCCCGCTCCCCGCCTCGACCGCCCCGGCCGTGCCGCTGCCGGCGGCCGTCCCCGTCTTCTGCGCCGACTGGCACCTGCCCGTGCGTGACCACCGGGAGTACGCCTCACTCGTCCGCACGATGAACAGGACCGCGCCCGATCTGCCGCACCTCCTGCCGATCCGGATGACAGCGGCGTGCCTCGGCGCGCCGGCGACCGACCCGCAGCACCGCCTGACGGTGGACGGAGCCCCGCCGATCCTGCTGGCCAACGCGCTCCACGACCCGGCCACCGGCTATCCGTGGGCGGTCTCGGTCACCCGGCAGCTCGGCCGCGGCGGCGTGCTCCTCACCTACGAGGGCCGGGGCCACGGCAGTGTCACCAGCGGCCCCTGCATGGAGGACGCCGTCGACGGATACCTGACCGGCCTCACCGTGCCACCACACGGCACCAGGTGCCCCGCAGTGCTGTCCTGA
- a CDS encoding SAM-dependent methyltransferase: protein MPSEEIRALMSAPGNDRLTWNTPLSEEHAGRLIAACEPAPGARVADFGSGWGELLMRLVEAAPGSTGDGIETDPEAVARGLRLARERGLADRVRFHEVPAAEYPGDGYDLVVSIGSSHAWPGGTPEALKALRAAVRPGGRVLFGDGFWEREPSAAALEGLGAEPDDFGSLLELIRQAEAAGLRPLQVTVADRREWDLFESAANIGRGERWALAHPGHPLHAEVTEAVDARRTGYYGGYRGTLGLAYLVLSA, encoded by the coding sequence ATGCCGAGCGAAGAGATCAGAGCCCTCATGTCCGCCCCCGGGAACGACCGCCTGACGTGGAACACCCCGCTCTCCGAGGAACACGCCGGCCGGCTGATCGCCGCCTGCGAGCCGGCCCCCGGCGCCCGCGTCGCCGACTTCGGGAGCGGGTGGGGCGAGTTGCTGATGCGCCTGGTCGAAGCGGCCCCCGGATCCACCGGGGACGGCATCGAGACCGACCCGGAAGCCGTCGCGCGCGGCCTGCGGCTGGCGCGGGAGCGTGGGCTCGCGGACCGGGTGCGGTTCCACGAGGTGCCGGCGGCGGAGTACCCGGGTGACGGCTACGACCTCGTCGTCTCCATCGGTTCCTCGCACGCCTGGCCCGGCGGCACCCCGGAAGCGCTGAAGGCCCTGCGGGCCGCCGTACGTCCCGGTGGACGGGTGCTGTTCGGGGACGGGTTCTGGGAGCGTGAGCCCTCGGCCGCGGCGCTGGAGGGGCTGGGCGCCGAGCCCGACGACTTCGGCTCGCTGCTGGAGCTGATCCGGCAGGCGGAGGCCGCGGGGCTGAGGCCGCTCCAGGTGACCGTCGCCGACCGGCGTGAGTGGGACCTCTTCGAGTCGGCCGCCAACATAGGGCGCGGCGAGCGCTGGGCGCTGGCCCACCCCGGGCATCCGCTGCACGCCGAGGTGACCGAGGCCGTCGACGCCCGTCGCACCGGGTACTACGGCGGATACCGGGGGACACTGGGCCTCGCCTACCTCGTGCTCAGCGCCTGA
- a CDS encoding chorismate mutase has protein sequence MTSTAPTKTAAERTGAHTDEAATLIGGARTRIDALDDRIIGLVQERMAVSAVIQEARITSGGRRVNLSREMDVLSHYSDALGKPGTALAMTLLELCRGRV, from the coding sequence ATGACCAGCACCGCACCCACGAAGACGGCCGCCGAGCGGACCGGCGCCCACACCGACGAGGCCGCGACCCTGATCGGGGGCGCCCGAACGCGCATCGACGCGCTGGACGACCGGATCATCGGCCTCGTCCAGGAACGGATGGCCGTCTCCGCGGTCATCCAGGAGGCCAGGATCACGTCCGGCGGCCGCCGGGTGAACCTGTCCCGTGAGATGGACGTCCTCAGCCACTACAGCGACGCCCTGGGGAAGCCGGGCACGGCGCTCGCCATGACGCTGCTGGAGCTGTGCCGCGGCCGGGTGTGA